A genomic segment from Gossypium hirsutum isolate 1008001.06 chromosome D04, Gossypium_hirsutum_v2.1, whole genome shotgun sequence encodes:
- the LOC107948628 gene encoding uncharacterized protein codes for MLLRAAPSFCIPVRSSTMTKWTRIRRRDKGTACRTGVYGGVWRGSARRRLRRVKARGAKGRLEARLWGVGGGLVSRDLRVSVLGFGLRRFGPGLGVFGLTFSGLGSMGLGCNRA; via the exons ATGCTTCTTAGAGCCGCTCCGTCCTTCTGTATCCCCGTCCGATCTTCGACGATGACGAAGTGGACAAGGATTCGGCGCCGCGACAAAG GTACGGCGTGCAGGACTGGTGTGTACGGAGGCGTGTGGCGTGGCTCGGCTCGGAGGCGGCTGAGGCGTGTGAAGGCTCGTGGGGCCAAGGGAAGGCTGGAGGCGCGCTTGTGGGGTGTTGGCGGCGGCTTGGTTTCCAGAGACCTTAGGGTTTCTGTTCTTGGTTTTGGGCTTAGGAGATTTGGGCCAGGGTTAGGTGTTTTTGGACTGACGTTTAGTGGGCTTGGGTCAATGGGTTTGGGTTGTAACCGGGCTTAG